In Desulfonatronum thiosulfatophilum, a genomic segment contains:
- a CDS encoding restriction endonuclease subunit S, which produces MKIQQFQFPSDWKLGPVAESFDFTGKPRGLDLSKNGDEIPFFRMDQIPLGRIHVSEFTPKPLAQLGSGTYVENGDLMVAKITPSFENGKQAIVDIETDFAYATTEVIPMRGRKGHSDTLYLFFYLLHPEVRSDLAGKMEGSTGRQRLSKTVLGDRFIPLPPLPEQKKIAHILSTVQRAIEAQERIIQATTELKKALMHKLFTEGLRNEPQKQTEIGPVPESWEVVNLATKAESFQYGTSVKCGYDIDGKPVLRIPNVVGGHIDPKDLKFGKPKKSELGKLSLELGDLLFVRTNGVKENAGRCSKFNGELSDCYFASYLIRVRLDPSVLNPDFLNEYSRTEVGMSFLSEKAIRTADGKFNINSGTLKTMLVPVPAIEEQEEIARTLALIDDKANNAILKKATLQNLFRTLLHELMTAKTRVHAWNFKNHNQRNRYGINDSARGRKTSTAARSTS; this is translated from the coding sequence ATGAAGATCCAACAGTTCCAATTTCCTTCCGATTGGAAGCTCGGTCCAGTCGCCGAGTCGTTTGACTTTACCGGCAAGCCTCGCGGTCTCGATCTTTCAAAGAATGGCGACGAAATCCCGTTTTTTCGGATGGATCAAATTCCCTTAGGTCGGATTCACGTGTCCGAATTCACGCCAAAGCCTTTGGCCCAGCTCGGAAGCGGCACCTATGTCGAAAACGGTGATCTCATGGTCGCAAAGATCACGCCGTCGTTCGAGAACGGGAAGCAGGCTATTGTCGATATCGAGACTGACTTTGCTTATGCCACAACCGAAGTGATCCCGATGCGTGGCCGGAAAGGACACTCAGATACGCTTTACTTGTTCTTTTATCTCTTGCATCCCGAAGTCCGCTCCGACCTTGCCGGCAAAATGGAGGGCAGCACGGGTCGTCAGCGTTTGAGCAAAACCGTTCTTGGCGACCGATTCATTCCGCTCCCCCCACTCCCCGAGCAGAAGAAGATCGCGCACATCCTTTCGACGGTGCAGCGGGCGATCGAAGCGCAGGAGCGGATCATTCAGGCCACCACCGAGCTGAAAAAGGCCCTCATGCACAAGCTCTTTACCGAAGGCCTCCGCAACGAACCCCAAAAACAAACCGAAATCGGCCCCGTCCCCGAAAGTTGGGAGGTGGTGAATTTGGCGACCAAGGCTGAATCCTTTCAATACGGCACATCCGTGAAATGCGGCTACGACATAGATGGGAAACCCGTCTTGAGAATTCCGAATGTTGTTGGTGGCCATATTGACCCTAAAGACCTAAAGTTCGGTAAACCCAAAAAGAGCGAACTTGGTAAGCTTTCACTCGAACTTGGTGATCTCCTTTTTGTTCGAACGAATGGCGTGAAGGAGAATGCTGGAAGATGCTCAAAATTCAATGGTGAATTGTCCGACTGTTATTTTGCATCGTATCTTATCCGAGTCCGCTTAGATCCGTCTGTCCTCAATCCCGATTTTCTCAACGAGTATTCGAGAACCGAAGTCGGGATGTCATTTCTCAGCGAAAAAGCAATCCGAACCGCCGACGGGAAGTTTAATATCAACTCGGGAACGCTGAAGACGATGCTCGTTCCGGTTCCAGCAATCGAGGAACAAGAGGAGATTGCACGAACACTGGCGCTCATCGACGATAAGGCGAACAACGCCATTTTGAAAAAGGCGACTCTCCAAAACCTCTTCCGCACCCTCCTTCACGAACTGATGACCGCGAAGACCCGCGTACACGCTTGGAATTTCAAAAATCACAATCAACGGAATAGATATGGAATCAACGACTCCGCAAGAGGCAGAAAAACCAGCACCGCAGCGAGATCTACGAGTTGA
- a CDS encoding virulence RhuM family protein has translation MSEMVLYTSDDGRTRLDLRIEGRTVWLTQLEIAELFQITKQNVSLHAKNIFEDGELAEDSVVKESLTTAADGKRYQTRLYNLDLILAIGYRVRSPRGVQFRQWASSHLKEYLIKGFVMDDERLKNPGGLDYFDELLARIRDIRASEKRFYQKVRDLFALSSDYQAREKETQLFFAEVQNKLLYAATRQTAAELIVDRADASQPNMALTTWSGSRVRKHDILVAKNYLTEDEVDTLNRLVVIFLEQAELRAKQQKDLTLDFWRNSVDRMLASNDQPLLDGPGSVSHETMKTIATERYEDFDAKRRKKEAIAADAEDLEAIEELEKELKRKGERV, from the coding sequence ATGAGCGAAATGGTTCTTTACACTTCCGACGACGGGCGCACCCGGCTCGACCTGCGCATCGAAGGCCGGACGGTCTGGCTCACCCAGCTTGAAATCGCCGAGCTCTTCCAAATAACCAAGCAGAATGTCAGCCTTCATGCCAAGAACATATTTGAGGACGGAGAGTTAGCCGAAGACTCAGTTGTCAAGGAATCCTTGACAACTGCCGCCGACGGCAAGCGCTACCAGACCAGGCTCTACAACCTCGACCTCATTCTGGCGATCGGCTACCGCGTGCGCTCCCCGCGGGGCGTCCAGTTCCGCCAGTGGGCCAGCAGCCATCTCAAGGAATACCTGATCAAGGGCTTCGTCATGGACGACGAGCGCCTCAAGAACCCCGGCGGCCTGGACTACTTCGACGAACTCCTGGCCCGCATCCGCGACATCCGTGCTTCGGAAAAGCGTTTCTATCAGAAAGTCCGCGACCTCTTCGCCCTGAGCAGTGATTATCAGGCACGCGAAAAGGAAACCCAGCTCTTCTTTGCCGAAGTGCAGAACAAGCTGCTCTACGCCGCCACCCGCCAGACTGCTGCCGAGCTCATTGTCGACCGTGCTGATGCAAGCCAGCCCAACATGGCCCTCACCACCTGGAGTGGTTCCCGTGTCCGCAAGCACGACATCCTCGTCGCCAAGAACTACCTCACCGAAGACGAAGTCGACACCCTCAACCGTCTCGTCGTCATCTTCCTCGAACAAGCTGAACTCCGCGCCAAACAACAGAAGGATCTCACCCTCGACTTCTGGCGCAACAGCGTAGACCGCATGCTCGCCTCCAACGACCAGCCCCTGCTCGACGGCCCCGGTTCCGTTAGTCACGAGACCATGAAAACCATCGCCACCGAACGCTATGAAGACTTCGACGCCAAACGTCGGAAAAAGGAAGCCATCGCAGCCGATGCCGAGGATCTGGAAGCCATCGAGGAGTTGGAGAAGGAACTCAAACGGAAGGGAGAAAGGGTGTGA
- a CDS encoding DUF1016 N-terminal domain-containing protein — MGKRIQTEVLGSQRAEYGKEIVQSLSAQLTREFGRGFGRRNLFSMIRFADVFPILKLCTH, encoded by the coding sequence ATAGGCAAGCGTATCCAGACGGAAGTCCTTGGAAGTCAGCGCGCTGAATACGGAAAAGAGATTGTGCAATCACTGAGTGCACAATTGACGAGGGAGTTTGGACGAGGTTTTGGGCGGCGCAACCTTTTCAGCATGATCCGCTTCGCCGATGTATTTCCGATCCTCAAATTGTGCACGCACTGA
- a CDS encoding ATP-binding protein: MKIFISSVQKEFAAERKALAAYLSGDPMLRRFFEYFLFEEQPAADQRADQCYLDQVDRCDIYLGIFGKEYGREDGEGLSPTHREFNRATEKGKIRLIFVKGVDDSVRHPKMRALIDQVTDSLIRRRINSAEELIAAVYASLIRILEERELIRFGPFDATFCRNATYDDLAEDKITRFLVLSRRGHNFPLPGDTPPHEVLEHLNLLDKGRPTHAAILLFGKQPQRFLITSEVKCAHFHGYEVEKPIPSYQVYKGTVFDLVDQAKDFVLSKIDLWVGTRAESTQAPTKYEIPQEVVAEAIVNAVVHRDYTSNGSVQVMLFKDRLEVWNPGTLPPTLTLEKLRGPHASVPHNPLIAEPMYLTKYIERMGTGIRDMIRRCKKAGLVEPEIRLDGGFFVLTIRRKMPEPGAKSRLGRDQVTPQVTGQVTDPVGSQLESRLKSRLESRLESALAAKVVLAIREEPLGKASLAPILGHKTVSGELHKQIKRLVDSGIIEPTIPEKPTSRFQKYRLTEKGRAVLELLAKNGGGE; encoded by the coding sequence GTGAAGATCTTTATCAGCAGCGTGCAAAAGGAATTCGCCGCTGAGCGCAAGGCCCTGGCCGCATACCTTTCCGGGGATCCGATGCTGCGGCGCTTTTTCGAATACTTTCTGTTTGAAGAACAGCCGGCGGCCGATCAGCGGGCCGATCAGTGCTACCTCGACCAGGTGGATCGCTGTGATATCTATCTGGGCATCTTCGGCAAGGAGTATGGCCGGGAAGATGGCGAGGGGCTTTCGCCGACCCACCGTGAGTTCAATCGGGCCACGGAAAAGGGAAAGATCCGGCTGATCTTCGTCAAGGGAGTCGATGACAGCGTTCGGCATCCGAAAATGCGAGCCTTGATTGATCAGGTCACAGACAGCTTGATCCGGCGGCGGATCAATTCCGCCGAGGAGCTGATCGCCGCGGTTTATGCAAGTCTGATCAGGATTCTTGAAGAGCGGGAACTGATCCGTTTCGGCCCGTTTGATGCCACGTTCTGTCGAAACGCAACGTATGATGATCTTGCCGAAGACAAGATTACCCGTTTTCTTGTGCTTTCCCGGCGCGGCCACAATTTTCCCTTACCGGGAGATACGCCGCCGCATGAGGTCCTGGAGCATCTCAATTTGCTCGACAAGGGACGACCGACTCATGCCGCCATTTTGTTGTTCGGCAAACAGCCTCAGCGGTTCTTGATCACTTCCGAGGTGAAATGCGCCCATTTCCACGGCTATGAAGTGGAAAAACCCATTCCTTCCTATCAGGTTTACAAAGGCACGGTTTTCGATCTGGTGGATCAGGCCAAGGATTTCGTACTTTCCAAGATCGATCTTTGGGTGGGAACGCGAGCCGAAAGCACCCAGGCCCCGACAAAATACGAAATACCCCAGGAAGTTGTCGCCGAAGCCATCGTCAACGCCGTAGTGCATCGCGACTACACCAGCAATGGCAGCGTCCAGGTCATGCTCTTCAAAGACCGGCTGGAAGTCTGGAACCCCGGCACCCTGCCGCCGACCCTGACCCTGGAAAAACTGCGCGGCCCACATGCCTCGGTCCCGCACAATCCGCTTATTGCCGAGCCCATGTACCTGACCAAGTACATCGAACGTATGGGAACCGGTATCCGCGACATGATCCGGCGATGCAAAAAGGCTGGGCTTGTTGAACCGGAAATCAGGCTTGACGGCGGTTTTTTCGTGTTGACGATCCGGAGGAAAATGCCTGAGCCGGGGGCCAAGTCTAGACTGGGTCGGGACCAAGTCACCCCGCAAGTCACCGGACAAGTCACCGACCCAGTCGGCTCACAGCTAGAGTCACGGCTAAAGTCGCGGCTAGAGTCACGGCTAGAGTCGGCCTTGGCTGCGAAGGTAGTGTTGGCCATTCGGGAGGAGCCACTAGGCAAGGCAAGTCTGGCTCCGATTCTCGGTCATAAGACCGTTTCCGGAGAACTGCACAAACAGATCAAACGACTTGTGGATTCCGGTATCATCGAACCCACCATCCCCGAAAAGCCAACCAGCCGCTTTCAGAAATACCGGCTCACGGAAAAGGGGCGGGCCGTGCTGGAGCTTTTGGCAAAAAACGGGGGGGGCGAATGA
- a CDS encoding type I restriction-modification system subunit M: protein MANNNGRGKSLESWIWDAACSIRGAKDAPKYKDFILPLIFTKRLCDVFDDEVNRIAAEVGSRKKAFQLVKADHKLVRFYLPLLPEDPEEPVWSIIRKLSDKIGESVTTHMRAIAKENPRLQGIIDRVDFNATTHGQRDIDDDRLSNLIEAISTKRLGLEDVEADIIGKSYEYLIRKFAEGGGQSAGEFYTPPEVGAIMSKVLQPEPGMEIYDPTCGSGGLLIKCEIAMEEAARGRKRTVAPLKLYGQEYTADTWAMANMNMIIHDMEGEIEIGDTFKNPKFRNKQGKLRTFDRVVANPMWNQDWFTEADYDNDELDRFPAGAGFPGKSSADWGWVQHMHASLNEKGRAAVVLDTGAASRGSGNAGANKEKTVRQWFVDHDLIESVLYLPENLFYNTTAPGIVLFLNKAKPKERQGKVFLVNASQVFQKGDPKNFIPDEGIQRIADTLIGWQEEDKLSRIVDHAELKKNDYNISPSRYIHTSDAETYRPIAEIVAELRVIEAEAKETDKALDAILRQLGVGA from the coding sequence ATGGCAAACAATAATGGTAGAGGCAAATCCCTCGAATCCTGGATATGGGATGCGGCCTGTTCCATCCGTGGCGCCAAGGATGCACCGAAATATAAGGATTTCATTCTGCCGCTGATCTTTACCAAGCGGCTGTGCGATGTCTTCGATGACGAGGTCAACCGGATAGCGGCCGAGGTCGGTTCGCGCAAAAAGGCCTTCCAGCTGGTCAAGGCCGATCACAAGCTGGTGCGCTTCTATCTGCCCCTGCTGCCGGAAGACCCGGAGGAACCGGTCTGGTCGATCATCCGCAAACTCTCCGACAAGATCGGCGAAAGCGTCACCACCCACATGCGGGCCATCGCCAAGGAAAATCCTCGCTTGCAGGGCATCATCGACCGCGTTGACTTCAACGCCACCACCCACGGCCAGCGGGATATCGACGACGACCGGCTCTCCAACCTGATCGAAGCGATCAGCACCAAACGCCTCGGGCTCGAGGACGTCGAGGCCGACATCATCGGCAAGAGCTACGAATACCTGATCCGCAAGTTCGCCGAGGGCGGCGGCCAGAGCGCCGGCGAGTTCTACACCCCGCCGGAAGTCGGCGCTATTATGTCCAAGGTGCTTCAGCCGGAGCCCGGCATGGAAATCTACGATCCCACCTGCGGTTCCGGCGGCCTGCTCATCAAGTGCGAGATCGCCATGGAAGAGGCGGCCAGGGGTAGGAAGCGCACCGTCGCCCCGCTCAAGCTCTATGGCCAGGAGTACACCGCCGACACCTGGGCCATGGCCAACATGAACATGATCATCCATGATATGGAAGGCGAGATCGAGATCGGCGACACCTTCAAGAATCCCAAATTCCGCAACAAGCAGGGCAAGCTCCGCACCTTCGACCGCGTCGTCGCCAATCCCATGTGGAACCAGGACTGGTTCACCGAGGCCGATTACGACAACGACGAACTCGACCGCTTTCCCGCCGGGGCCGGCTTTCCCGGCAAGTCCTCCGCCGACTGGGGCTGGGTCCAGCACATGCATGCCAGCCTGAATGAGAAAGGCCGCGCCGCCGTGGTCCTCGACACCGGCGCGGCATCCCGCGGCTCGGGCAATGCCGGCGCCAACAAGGAAAAGACCGTCCGCCAGTGGTTCGTCGACCACGACCTCATCGAGAGCGTGCTCTACTTGCCGGAAAACCTCTTCTACAACACCACCGCCCCGGGCATCGTGCTGTTCCTGAACAAGGCCAAGCCCAAGGAGCGCCAGGGCAAGGTCTTTCTGGTCAATGCATCCCAGGTCTTCCAAAAGGGCGACCCCAAGAACTTCATTCCTGATGAGGGCATTCAGCGTATCGCCGACACCCTCATCGGGTGGCAGGAAGAGGATAAGCTCAGCCGCATCGTCGATCACGCCGAGCTGAAGAAGAACGATTACAACATCTCCCCCAGCCGCTACATTCACACCTCGGATGCCGAAACCTACCGGCCCATCGCCGAGATCGTCGCGGAACTCAGGGTCATCGAAGCCGAGGCAAAAGAGACCGACAAGGCTCTTGATGCCATCCTCAGGCAACTCGGAGTCGGCGCGTGA
- a CDS encoding Rpn family recombination-promoting nuclease/putative transposase, producing MSEINSIHDTFFRETMSHKEVAADFLANYLPAKVLKHIRLDTLTITKDSFVNEKLAEHYSDLLYHVTFTGNRLGLIYFLFEHKSYPDEFTDLQLLGYLSENWQLVRKQFPNAKKLPLIIPVIVYHGKPKGKTIRLVDLIDLPHPDLACYVPTFDTAFYDFSPAADESIKGDIYLRLFLLCLRAKNIPKSRKILIQILILLAQLPGDVTSMHWIQKIFRYLSQGMDIDRGVVHDLVKEYIPLDMEGKIMTIAEQWKQDGRMEGRVEGRVEGRIEGRQAILQRLVAKRFGQNILDIQFQERLRKATPEQLDLWAERILDAKSVDEVFKDN from the coding sequence ATGAGCGAAATCAACAGCATCCATGACACGTTCTTCCGGGAAACCATGAGCCACAAGGAGGTCGCCGCCGATTTCCTGGCCAACTACCTTCCGGCGAAGGTGCTCAAGCATATCCGCCTGGATACGCTGACCATCACGAAGGACTCCTTCGTGAACGAGAAACTGGCCGAACACTACTCGGACCTGCTCTACCACGTTACATTCACCGGCAACCGGCTTGGGCTCATCTACTTCCTGTTCGAGCATAAAAGCTATCCAGACGAATTTACCGATCTTCAACTGCTGGGCTACCTCTCGGAGAACTGGCAACTAGTCCGCAAGCAGTTCCCAAATGCCAAGAAACTGCCCCTGATCATCCCGGTCATCGTCTACCACGGCAAACCCAAGGGCAAAACCATTCGTCTGGTTGACCTCATCGACCTGCCCCACCCGGACCTGGCCTGCTACGTCCCAACCTTCGACACCGCCTTCTACGATTTCTCCCCCGCCGCCGACGAATCCATCAAGGGCGATATCTACCTGCGACTGTTCCTGCTCTGCCTCAGAGCCAAAAACATCCCGAAATCACGAAAAATTCTGATTCAGATTCTGATCCTCTTGGCGCAACTCCCCGGTGACGTCACCTCCATGCACTGGATTCAAAAGATATTCCGCTACCTCTCTCAGGGCATGGACATCGACCGGGGCGTAGTGCATGATCTGGTCAAAGAGTACATTCCCCTGGACATGGAGGGAAAGATTATGACGATAGCTGAGCAATGGAAACAAGATGGGCGTATGGAAGGCCGTGTTGAAGGCCGTGTTGAAGGCCGTATCGAAGGCCGCCAAGCCATTCTTCAACGCCTCGTCGCCAAACGCTTCGGCCAGAACATCCTGGACATTCAGTTCCAGGAGCGCCTGCGTAAAGCCACGCCGGAACAGCTTGACCTCTGGGCTGAACGAATCCTGGACGCCAAGAGCGTTGATGAGGTGTTCAAGGACAACTGA
- a CDS encoding energy-coupling factor ABC transporter ATP-binding protein, with protein sequence MSQEPSSAIALHDLCFSYPDNPDVLRDLNLVIPPGQRVGLIGPNGAGKTTLFMSICGILKPTSGRVLVQGEPVTSGSFNPQVALVFQKSDDQLFCPSVWEDVAFGPENMGLSGEEVNQRVREALNTVGAMDLAQRPVHHLSEGEKRIVSIAGALAMQPRVLIYDEPSAGLDIRARRRLITLLKQGDQTLLIASHDLELVLEVCERVVLMDQGRIVADGPALEIMADEDLMTAHGQEKPHSLIPHCLPHKH encoded by the coding sequence ATGTCCCAAGAACCTTCCTCCGCAATCGCGCTGCACGATCTCTGCTTCTCCTATCCGGACAACCCCGACGTACTCCGAGACCTCAACCTCGTCATCCCTCCGGGGCAGCGGGTCGGGCTGATCGGCCCGAACGGAGCGGGGAAGACGACCTTGTTCATGAGCATCTGCGGCATTCTCAAGCCGACGTCCGGCCGGGTCCTGGTCCAGGGCGAGCCCGTGACCAGCGGCAGCTTCAACCCGCAAGTGGCTCTGGTTTTTCAGAAATCCGACGATCAGCTGTTTTGCCCTTCGGTCTGGGAGGATGTGGCGTTTGGGCCCGAGAACATGGGCTTGTCCGGCGAAGAGGTGAACCAGCGGGTCCGGGAGGCGCTCAACACCGTGGGCGCCATGGATCTGGCCCAGCGTCCCGTCCATCACCTCTCGGAAGGCGAAAAACGCATCGTCTCCATTGCCGGAGCCCTGGCCATGCAGCCGCGGGTGCTCATCTACGACGAGCCCAGCGCAGGCCTGGACATCCGCGCCAGACGCCGGCTGATCACCTTGCTCAAACAGGGCGACCAGACCTTGCTCATTGCCTCCCACGACCTGGAATTGGTCCTGGAAGTTTGCGAACGTGTCGTGCTCATGGATCAGGGCCGCATCGTCGCAGACGGCCCTGCTCTGGAAATCATGGCCGATGAAGACCTGATGACGGCTCACGGCCAGGAAAAACCCCACTCCCTGATTCCCCACTGCCTGCCCCATAAACACTGA
- a CDS encoding HU family DNA-binding protein, whose translation MIEKRTYINALKDGLSEVVKDDATAEKIVDAIFSVPAKTLKDGNAVDLPQLGSLSIDKGQGDDFLTYHPENALVKCVLKQ comes from the coding sequence ATGATAGAGAAAAGAACATATATCAACGCGTTGAAGGATGGTCTTTCCGAAGTGGTCAAAGACGACGCCACAGCGGAAAAAATCGTGGACGCCATTTTTTCCGTGCCCGCCAAGACGCTGAAAGACGGCAATGCCGTGGATCTTCCGCAGCTGGGCTCGTTGAGCATCGATAAAGGCCAGGGTGATGATTTCCTGACCTATCATCCGGAAAATGCTCTGGTGAAATGCGTATTGAAACAATAG
- a CDS encoding TrkH family potassium uptake protein yields the protein MHWRGVFSFTGAIIAAVGLFMFPALLCSLYYQDSGTSALLGSMICVTALGLALFLGWRKHAPETVTSREAILIVALCWISAGFFGAMPFYFGGVFDTFSDAFFESVSGMTTTGSSVLTDIEAVAPGLLFWRSMTQWLGGMGIIVLSVAVLPILGVGGMHLYRTEFSGGRQDRIKPRVRAAALTLWKVYLLFTVVLAILLFLGGMTVFDALCHTFTTIATGGYSTKNLSMGHYQSAYLHLVVTVFMFLGAMSFALHYQALRGKPLALWRNSEARFFFFLILATVAIIALHLWLVQAYASPVDALLASAFNLVSIITTTGFATADFETWPPLAKGILFLAMFVGGCAGSTSGGVKCMRIQLMFKHIFRECFRIIHPHAVVQVKMDRKVVEENVLAGVWGFLGLFAVLYIAASLLLTAMGLDMTTAFTASIAAMGNIGPGFGSVGPAENFAHLPTAAKWLLSWCMLLGRLELYAMIIFLVPAFWKR from the coding sequence ATGCATTGGCGAGGCGTCTTTTCCTTTACCGGCGCGATCATTGCCGCGGTGGGGCTGTTCATGTTCCCGGCCCTGCTCTGTTCCCTGTACTATCAGGACTCCGGAACCAGTGCGCTGCTGGGGTCCATGATTTGCGTGACCGCGCTGGGACTGGCGCTCTTTTTGGGGTGGCGCAAGCATGCTCCGGAGACCGTGACCAGCAGGGAAGCCATCTTGATTGTGGCCCTGTGCTGGATCAGCGCCGGTTTTTTCGGGGCTATGCCCTTCTATTTCGGCGGCGTCTTCGACACCTTCTCCGATGCTTTTTTTGAATCCGTTTCCGGAATGACAACGACAGGCTCTTCCGTGCTCACGGACATTGAGGCCGTGGCGCCGGGTCTGCTTTTCTGGCGCAGCATGACCCAATGGCTGGGCGGCATGGGCATTATCGTGCTTTCGGTGGCTGTCTTGCCGATTCTGGGCGTGGGAGGAATGCACCTCTACCGGACGGAATTCTCCGGAGGCAGGCAGGACCGGATCAAGCCTCGCGTCCGGGCCGCGGCCCTGACGTTATGGAAGGTGTACCTGCTCTTTACCGTGGTGCTGGCGATCTTGCTGTTTCTGGGCGGGATGACGGTTTTCGACGCATTGTGCCACACCTTCACCACCATCGCCACCGGCGGCTACTCCACCAAGAATCTGTCCATGGGCCACTATCAGAGCGCATACCTGCATCTCGTGGTCACGGTGTTCATGTTTCTCGGGGCGATGAGCTTTGCGCTGCATTACCAGGCATTGCGCGGAAAACCTCTGGCGCTCTGGCGCAACTCCGAAGCCAGGTTCTTTTTCTTTCTCATCCTCGCGACCGTGGCGATCATCGCGCTGCACCTCTGGCTCGTCCAGGCGTATGCCTCGCCGGTGGACGCCCTGCTGGCCAGCGCCTTCAATCTGGTCTCGATCATCACCACCACCGGATTCGCCACGGCGGACTTTGAAACCTGGCCGCCTCTGGCCAAGGGCATCCTCTTCCTGGCCATGTTCGTCGGCGGTTGTGCGGGCTCCACATCCGGCGGCGTGAAATGCATGCGCATTCAGTTGATGTTCAAGCACATCTTCCGGGAGTGCTTTCGGATCATCCACCCGCACGCCGTTGTCCAGGTCAAAATGGACCGCAAGGTGGTCGAGGAGAACGTGCTGGCCGGCGTCTGGGGATTTTTAGGGCTCTTCGCGGTGCTGTACATTGCGGCGTCCCTGCTCCTGACCGCCATGGGACTGGACATGACCACCGCCTTCACGGCGTCCATCGCGGCCATGGGCAATATCGGTCCGGGTTTCGGCAGCGTCGGTCCCGCTGAAAACTTCGCCCATCTTCCTACAGCCGCCAAATGGCTGCTCTCCTGGTGCATGCTCCTCGGCAGACTCGAACTCTACGCCATGATCATCTTTCTGGTTCCGGCGTTCTGGAAGCGCTGA
- the trkA gene encoding Trk system potassium transporter TrkA, with protein MRIVIIGAGEIGFRVAQRLSTENKDVVIIDKNPDAIKRINDHLDVQTILGSGSSPVLLEQAGLQKAELFLAVTDSDETNLTACLFARALAPNITKLARIRNQEYMHFKSALTREIVNIAHVINPDQEVVHSLERMVEVPGALEVNQFAAGRVSLVGVRVCPESPLLGIRLMDVPERYRDDRFIVAALIRGEKLVIPTGKDDIHEEDIIYFICESEQVNNVMPLFNPCTKKIRQIMIIGGGSVGLLAARRLEKKGLSVKLVDMDLERCRFLAGELDQTVVLHGDGSEVDLLQEENIQDMDALLALTSSEETNILISLLAKSLGVDKTITRINKFTYVPLARAIGLENVISQRIAAVSTILRHVRRGKVISSVPIKGEEAEALEAVALENSSIVNKPIKDLHFPKGALILCVIRGEDVHIPTGETIILPQDRIIILSTRRTIERVERSLAVKLKYF; from the coding sequence ATGCGCATCGTGATCATCGGAGCAGGCGAGATCGGGTTCAGGGTCGCCCAGCGGCTGTCCACGGAAAACAAGGACGTGGTGATCATCGACAAGAATCCGGACGCCATCAAGCGGATCAACGATCACCTGGACGTGCAGACGATCCTGGGATCGGGCAGCAGCCCCGTGCTGCTGGAACAGGCCGGTTTGCAGAAGGCCGAACTTTTTCTGGCGGTGACGGACAGCGACGAGACCAATCTCACGGCTTGTCTCTTTGCCCGCGCTCTGGCTCCGAACATCACCAAGCTGGCCCGGATTCGCAATCAGGAATACATGCACTTTAAGTCCGCCCTGACCCGGGAAATCGTGAACATCGCGCACGTCATCAACCCGGATCAGGAGGTCGTCCATTCCCTGGAACGGATGGTGGAGGTTCCCGGAGCCCTGGAGGTCAATCAGTTTGCCGCTGGTCGAGTCAGTCTGGTGGGCGTCCGGGTCTGTCCGGAGAGTCCGCTGCTGGGGATCCGGTTGATGGACGTCCCGGAACGCTACCGGGATGACCGGTTTATCGTAGCCGCGCTTATCCGCGGGGAAAAACTTGTGATCCCGACGGGTAAAGACGACATCCATGAGGAGGACATCATCTATTTCATCTGCGAGAGCGAACAGGTGAACAATGTCATGCCGTTGTTCAATCCCTGCACCAAGAAAATTCGCCAGATAATGATCATTGGAGGAGGCAGCGTCGGGTTGCTGGCCGCGCGAAGGCTGGAGAAAAAAGGCCTTTCCGTCAAACTTGTGGACATGGACCTGGAGCGATGCCGTTTTCTGGCCGGAGAACTGGATCAAACCGTGGTGCTGCACGGCGACGGTTCGGAAGTGGACCTGCTGCAGGAGGAGAACATTCAGGACATGGACGCTTTGCTCGCCCTGACCAGCAGCGAGGAGACCAACATCCTGATCTCGCTCCTGGCAAAAAGTCTCGGCGTGGACAAGACGATCACGCGAATCAACAAGTTCACCTACGTCCCCCTGGCCAGGGCCATCGGTCTGGAGAACGTGATCAGCCAGCGGATTGCCGCCGTCAGCACCATCCTGCGCCATGTCCGCCGCGGCAAGGTCATTTCCTCGGTGCCCATCAAGGGCGAGGAGGCGGAGGCCTTGGAGGCCGTGGCCCTGGAGAATTCCAGCATCGTGAACAAGCCCATCAAGGATCTGCATTTTCCCAAGGGCGCTCTGATTCTCTGCGTGATCCGGGGCGAGGACGTGCATATCCCGACCGGTGAAACCATTATCCTGCCCCAGGATCGCATCATCATCCTCTCCACTCGCCGAACCATCGAGCGGGTGGAGCGTTCCCTGGCCGTGAAGCTGAAGTATTTCTAG